DNA from Bradyrhizobium diazoefficiens USDA 110:
ATTTCACGCCGGCGCGGTCGGCGTTCTCCTCCTGCTGGCGCTGATAGGACAACAGCGTGCGGCGGATCATCTCCTGCGGTCCGGCGATCGCGGCCGCGCCGGCATTGGCGAGGCCGTTGTTGCCGGCGTTGCCGCCGCGGGCGCTGCCTGCGGCGATCGCGCCGGCGCCGAGCAGCATCGCGATGATCATCTGGGTCTGCGCGCTGGCGAGCTGCTCACGCAGCTTGGACAGATGGCCGCCGGCCAGATGCCCCGTCTCGTGCGCGAGCACGCCGATGATCTGGTTCGGCGTTTCCGATTGGAGGATCGCGCCGTAATTGACGAAGATGCGGCGGCCGTCCGCGACGAACGCGTTGAACGAGCCGTCGTTGATGATCACCATCTGGATGTTCTGCTTCTCCAGACCGGCGGCGCGCAGGATCGGGCGGGTATACTCGCGCAGCAACTGCTCGGTCTCGGTGTCGCGCAGGACCGGCGGGCCCTTCTGCTGTGCCTGCGCCGCCGGGAGCGGCAGCAAAGCGATCGCCGCGGCGGTGACGACGGCGGTGAGGGCGGAGGCCTTTTTGCGCAATGCGATCTGGAGCAACATCAAGCGGTCTTGGTCAAGCGGTCTTGGCAAGAGATCTTGGCAAGCAGTTTCGTGATTGGTTTTGGCGATTGGCGGCGGACCGGATACGCGATATGGCCTATGAGCCTTACCCCTTATGAGCCGTACAATGCGGCCAGTCTGGGGCGCAAGCGCCCCGTTTCCCGGACCGGACGGGCCGGTCCGCCAGCGAAATAGCAGAAATCGATGCACGATGCGACATTGAGGAACCGGTTGGGGCAGTGGCTCGAGCCCTCCCGCCGTAGCGATGTTCCCCCGTTCATGGTCATGGACGTGATGGCCGCGGCGGCCCGAATCGAGGCCGCCGGGGGCCATGTCATCCATATGGAGGTCGGCCAGCCCGCGGCCGGCGCGCCGAAGACCGCGATTGCGGCCGCTCACGCGGCGCTCGAGGCGGGACGGATCGATTATACCTCCGCGCTCGGCATTCCCAGCCTGCGCGAGCGCATCGCGCGGCACTATCGCGATGCCCATGGCTGTGACGTCAGCGCCGAGCGGATCGTGGTGACGACGGGCTCCTCGGGCGGCTTCATCCTCGCCTTCCTGTCGATGTTCGAGCCTGGCGACCGCGTCGCCGTGACGGTGCCGGGCTATCCGCCGTACCGCCACATCCTCACCGCGCTCGGCTGCGAGCCGGTGCTGATCGAGACCACGAACGAGACGCGTCACGCGCTCACCGGCGAGGCGCTGCTTGCCGCCCATCGCAAGGCGCCGCTGAAGGGCGTGCTGGTCGGCAGCCCCGCCAATCCGACGGGAACGATGATGTCCCGCGAGGCGCTCTCCGGCCTGATCGCGGCGGCCGAAGACGCCAAGATCCGCTTCATCTCGGACGAGATCTATCACGGGCTCGACTATGCGTTTCCGGCGGTGACGGCGGCGGCGCTGTCGGACCACGCACTCGTGATCAACTCGTTCTCGAAGTATTTTTGCATGACGGGCTGGCGCGTCGGCTGGATGGTCGTGCCGGAGCTCCTGGTGCGGCCGATCGAGCGGCTGCAGCAGAACCTGTCGATCTCGGTGCCGTCGCTGTCGCAGATCGCGGCCGAGGCCGCCTTCGACGGCACGGCCGAAATGGGGGAGATCAAGCACGGCTATCAGGAAAACCGGCGCATCCTGATCGAGGGATTGCCCAAGGCCGGCCTCACCAGGTTCCTGCCGGCCGACGGCGCCTTCTATCTCTATGCCGATGTCTCGGACTTCACCTCCGACAGTTTCGAGTTCGCCAAGCAGATGCTGGAACAGGCCCATGTCGCGGCAACGCCGGGCCTCGATTTCGATCCCATCCATGGCCGCTCGTTCATCCGGTTCTCTTATGCGCGTTCGGCGGCGGAGATGCGGGAGGCAGTTGACCGGATCGCTCACTGGCTTAAATAGCCGCCAGTTTTCGCCCACCTCCGGAGTTCATCTTGACTGACCGATCCGTCCCGTTCGCTGCTGCACCGCATTCTCCTCTCGCCGCATTGATGTGGCCAACCCGGCCGGGTGAAACCGTGGGTGCACTGCGCGCCTTCGTACTGGTCGCACTCGGCACGGCGCTGCTGGCGCTGTCGGCCAAGGTGAACCTGCCGCTGCCTTACGTGCCCATGACATTGCAGACGCTGGTGGTGCTGATGATCGGTGCCGCCTATGGCTGGCGCCTTGGCAGCGCAACCATGATCGCCTACCTCGCCGAGGGCGCGCTAGGCCTGCCGGTATTCGCAGGTCCCGTGGGTGGAATTGCGCCGCTGGTCGGCCCGACCGCCGGCTATCTGTTCGGCTTCATCGCTGCGGCCTTCGTGACCGGCTGGCTCGCCGAGCGCGGCTGGGATCGCAGCGTGGTGCTGCTGTTTGCCGCGATGGCCGTCGGCCATATCGTCATTCTGGCCGCCGGGTTCGGCTGGCTGGCCTTTGGCCTCGGCCTTGGCGCGTCCAAGGCCTGGCAGGTCGGCCTGGCGCCGTTCATCGCGGCCTCGCTGGTCAAGAACGCGCTGGGCGCGACGCTGATGCCGGCGGCTCGCCGGATTGTCGATCGCCGCGGGTAAAGCGCGCAAGTACGAGCAGTTCCAATTGACAGGGCCGGCCAAGTTGATCTTGGCTGGCCCGGCGTTTCGAGGGGGAGTGAAACAATGACAACGACAACGATGGCGGGGACGCCGGTCGCGCCGGCCGCTGCCAAGCCGTGGTACAAGGTTCTTTACGTCCAAGTGCTGATCGCCATCGTGCTCGGCGCCATCGTCGGCTGGCTCTGGCCGACGGTTGCCACCAACGACTGGATCAAGGCGCTCGGCGACGGCTTCATCAAGCTGATCAAGATGGTGATCGCCCCGATCATCTTCTGCACCGTTGTCTCGGGCATCGCCCACATCCAGGACGCCAAGAAGGTCGGACGCATCGGCGTCAAGGCGCTGGTCTATTTCGAGGTCGTCTCGACCTTCGCCCTGGTGATCGGACTCATTATCGGCAACCTGGTGAGGCCGGGCGCGGGCTTCGGCAATGCGGCGGCAAACGAGGCGGCCGTTGCGACCTACGCCAAGCAGGCAGCCGGCCAGAAGTCCGTCGACTTCGTGCTGCACATCATTCCGGACACCGTGGTCGGCGCCTTCGCCCAAGGCGAGATCCTCCAGGTGCTGCTGTTCTCGGTGCTGTTCGGCTTCGCGATCATGAGCCTCGGTGAGCGCGGCCACACGATCCGCTCGTTCATCGACGATGCCGCGCATGCGGTGTTCGGCGTCATCTCCATCGTGATGCGCGCGGCGCCGATCGGTGCGTTCGGCGCGATGGCCTACACCATCGGCAAGTTCGGCACCGGTGCGATCCTCAATTTGATCGGGCTGATCGCGACCTTCTACGTCACGGCCG
Protein-coding regions in this window:
- a CDS encoding dicarboxylate/amino acid:cation symporter; its protein translation is MTTTTMAGTPVAPAAAKPWYKVLYVQVLIAIVLGAIVGWLWPTVATNDWIKALGDGFIKLIKMVIAPIIFCTVVSGIAHIQDAKKVGRIGVKALVYFEVVSTFALVIGLIIGNLVRPGAGFGNAAANEAAVATYAKQAAGQKSVDFVLHIIPDTVVGAFAQGEILQVLLFSVLFGFAIMSLGERGHTIRSFIDDAAHAVFGVISIVMRAAPIGAFGAMAYTIGKFGTGAILNLIGLIATFYVTAALFVFVVLGIIARLAGFSIFKFLAYIKDELLIVLGTSSSESALPSLMEKLERLGCSKSVVGLVVPTGYSFNLDGTNIYMTLATLFIAQALGFDLSFGQQLTILVVAMLTSKGASGITGAGFITLAATLAVVDPRLVPGMAIVLGIDKFMSECRALTNLCGNGVACVIVAWWEGELDRDKLNAGLSRQIDPTDMETAITTD
- a CDS encoding pyridoxal phosphate-dependent aminotransferase gives rise to the protein MHDATLRNRLGQWLEPSRRSDVPPFMVMDVMAAAARIEAAGGHVIHMEVGQPAAGAPKTAIAAAHAALEAGRIDYTSALGIPSLRERIARHYRDAHGCDVSAERIVVTTGSSGGFILAFLSMFEPGDRVAVTVPGYPPYRHILTALGCEPVLIETTNETRHALTGEALLAAHRKAPLKGVLVGSPANPTGTMMSREALSGLIAAAEDAKIRFISDEIYHGLDYAFPAVTAAALSDHALVINSFSKYFCMTGWRVGWMVVPELLVRPIERLQQNLSISVPSLSQIAAEAAFDGTAEMGEIKHGYQENRRILIEGLPKAGLTRFLPADGAFYLYADVSDFTSDSFEFAKQMLEQAHVAATPGLDFDPIHGRSFIRFSYARSAAEMREAVDRIAHWLK
- a CDS encoding biotin transporter BioY is translated as MWPTRPGETVGALRAFVLVALGTALLALSAKVNLPLPYVPMTLQTLVVLMIGAAYGWRLGSATMIAYLAEGALGLPVFAGPVGGIAPLVGPTAGYLFGFIAAAFVTGWLAERGWDRSVVLLFAAMAVGHIVILAAGFGWLAFGLGLGASKAWQVGLAPFIAASLVKNALGATLMPAARRIVDRRG